One Anatilimnocola floriformis genomic window, ATGTCATTCAAACATCGGCTGCCATCAACGGCGGCAATTCCGGCGGCCCGCTTATCAACGCTCTCGGCGAGATGATTGGCGTGGTTTCGTCGAAGAAGCAGAATGCCGACAACGTCGGCTTTGCGATTGCCGCCGATCACGTGCGCGTGATTCTGCCCGCAGTGCTAAAGCCCGAGGATCGTTACAACTTCTGGTTCGGCGCGAAGGCTGATCCGCTGTCAGCGCGCTGCCACATCAGCGATTTAGCCGCAGGTTCGCCAGCGGCCGAAGCGGGTTTGCAGCGCGGCGATGTGATCGTGAAGTTGAACGGCGCGCCATTGCAATCAGCCATCGATCTGGCCTTGTCGCTCATTCAGAAGAAGGCGGGCGATGTGTTGCAGTTGCAGGTCGAACGCGAGGGAAAAACGCTCGAGCTGAAGTGCGAACTCAAGCCGCTCGTCCTGCCCGAAGCGATCGCCGACGAGAAGGTGGTCCCCGGTCTGCTCCGCAAAGAATACGCGGGCCAATGGTCCGGCCTGCCGGACTTTGCCTCGCTCAAACCGGTCGAGGAAAAGGTCGTCGATAACATCGGCGAAGAGAAGAAGTTCAACTACGCGTTTCAATATCAGGGCTTGATCAAGATCCCCGAGGAAGGGCTCTACTCGTTCGCCATCCGCAGCGACGACGGCAGTCGCTTGCGCATCGCAAAGCAGCTAATCGCCGACAACGACGGCAACCACGCGATCCGCGACGTGAGCGGCGTCATCCGCCTGCCGGTCGGCCTGCATCCGATCGAGGTCGAGTTCTACCAAGGCGTCGGCGAGATGGAGCTCAAGTTATTCTGGGAAGGTCCAGGAGTACCGTGGCAACCGATGGCCAAGGATGTGTTGTTTACGAAGAAGGCGGAGGAAATGCAGAAGTGAGAAGGCACAAGGCAGAAGGCAGAAAAAGCGATCGATTTGATAGGCCGACGTTCAGTACGCTTCCACTTGTGCTACCGCACGTTGGTGAATCTTGAGTTCACGCGCCGCTCTCCGTCGGCTCACGCCTCGGGCTACTTGGCAGGCTCTACGTAACTTGGATCGCGATAGAATTCCCGTTTGCTGCCCTGATCATCGTGGAGTCTCAGGACGGTCCATTGCGGACTGGTTTGCGGGCTGTAGCGCACGACGGCAGTAAAAATGCAAAGGGGGCCGTCGCGGAGTCCGGGTTTGGTGGTGCGGTCGGCTTTCACCATTAGTTCGTAATTGCCGTTGTCGGTCCGATTGGGCTCGGTGAGCATTGTGAGATCGGCGAAACCTACTTCGCGGCATTTCGCGGCCACGACCTGCGGAATGGAGGCGACCGCAGCCTTCTCGGCATTCTCTTGGTTGAGCTTGTCCAGCGACTCGCCGAGTTCGGCGCGCCACTCGGGGCTGAGCACCGTCTGACTGAAGCCAATTAGCGCCACGCCGCTGCAGATGCACAGCGCGGGAATTCCCACAACGATCAGCATTACCCCGAGGATGATTGCTTTGAAAGCTGCCCGCCGTTTCGCGTGCTCCCAAAAGGCTTGCCAGAAGGAATTGGGATCTTGGGGTCGATTCATGCTGCTTCCGAGTTGAGCAAACTATGCCTTCACGCCCCGCCAGGTCCAATGACGATCGGTCGTCTGCTGCACGGCGTGCGGATCAAAACCGAGGGAGGAAACCAAACCGCGAATTTCATCCAACGATAATGCAGCGTGGAGGGAGTTGGCAAACATCTCGCGCGAGAATGGCGTTTCACTGCCAGCGTACGTTTGCACGAGTTCGTCGAGTTGCTCCTTCGTGTCGGGCCGCAGCAGGTCGCGGAAGAAGAGCAACCCGCCGGGCATCGTTACGCGGACGGCTTCTTTCAGCGCCGCCAGCGGTTCGGGGATGTGGTGGATCAAGCTATTGCTCATCACCACTCCGAATTGGCCGTCGATGTAATGCAGGCCTTTGGCATCGATCTGGTCGAGCTGAATGCGGTGGCGATGGCCACTGACTTCGACGTTGTAGAGGGCCAAGTCGAGCATCGACGCCGCCGCATCGGCGGCCATCACACGGCACTCGGCGACGCGATTGCAGAGTTCGATGACGATCAGCGCGGTGCCGGTGCCAAGGTCGAGAATATCGAGCGTCTGAGCTTCTTCATCGTCGGGCATCAACCGGCTGCGCGACAACGGCGGCGCGACGTCGGCAAAGAAGGCCAGCAGATCATCGACGAAAACGCGGTTTACGGTGGAGTGATCCATCGCGTTGTAGGACGAGGCCTCTTCGGGCGTGTCCATGACTTCGGGTTCGAGAACGCGTTCGAGTGGCATGGGTGGTTCGTTTAGTTCTGAGTTCTGAGTTCTGAGTTTTGAGTTTTGAGTTTTGAGACAGGAGTTTGAAGTTGAGTAGCTCCGTGTC contains:
- a CDS encoding trypsin-like peptidase domain-containing protein, whose product is MFRCFVALLFLFSGALASFAQDNPRITETTKLVQKCLPAVVSLPLVTPGEKPGTQTVHFGSGTVISPLGFVLTNAHVVRNAKEGPALFVGNRVLKYQTICTMPHSDLAVLKLQTEGPLPALPIGRSHDLMLGEPTLVIGNAGELAHSASTGIVSGLARSTRTEHSILPDVIQTSAAINGGNSGGPLINALGEMIGVVSSKKQNADNVGFAIAADHVRVILPAVLKPEDRYNFWFGAKADPLSARCHISDLAAGSPAAEAGLQRGDVIVKLNGAPLQSAIDLALSLIQKKAGDVLQLQVEREGKTLELKCELKPLVLPEAIADEKVVPGLLRKEYAGQWSGLPDFASLKPVEEKVVDNIGEEKKFNYAFQYQGLIKIPEEGLYSFAIRSDDGSRLRIAKQLIADNDGNHAIRDVSGVIRLPVGLHPIEVEFYQGVGEMELKLFWEGPGVPWQPMAKDVLFTKKAEEMQK
- a CDS encoding class I SAM-dependent methyltransferase, translated to MPLERVLEPEVMDTPEEASSYNAMDHSTVNRVFVDDLLAFFADVAPPLSRSRLMPDDEEAQTLDILDLGTGTALIVIELCNRVAECRVMAADAAASMLDLALYNVEVSGHRHRIQLDQIDAKGLHYIDGQFGVVMSNSLIHHIPEPLAALKEAVRVTMPGGLLFFRDLLRPDTKEQLDELVQTYAGSETPFSREMFANSLHAALSLDEIRGLVSSLGFDPHAVQQTTDRHWTWRGVKA